From the genome of Desulfuromonas sp., one region includes:
- a CDS encoding NADH-quinone oxidoreductase subunit F (part of NADH-ubiquinone oxidoreductase complex I; shuttles electrons from NADH, via FMN and iron-sulfur (Fe-S) centers, to quinones in the respiratory chain; NuoF is part of the soluble NADH dehydrogenase fragment, which represents the electron input part of NADH dehydrogenase), with protein MSAYPQVLFKNYIPGETVFIDGYRKTGGYEGLQKAFREMTPTEVTDLVKKSNLRGRGGAGFPTGMKWSFFPSDKPGPKYLVCNCDEMEPGTYKDGVLLRSDPHQLIEGVIIAAYALQTPEAYIFIRYAYEDCAVNLERAVAEAQQAGFLGKNILGSGFDCAIHVHRSAGRYICGEETALLSGLEGRRPNPRLKPPFPAVRGLFDKPTTVNNVETLANIQHIVTGGDDWFKSLALTPEGAGTKLFGLSGHLERTECFELPLGITLGEVVNDIGGGVRGGKKFKACLPGGASTPYLTAEHFAVPLDFEAIGKAGSRLGTAGVTVFDEETCMVAVTLNLIRFFARESCGWCTPCRDGLPYVAWLLEQFEAGTATMEHFELLKKQFRNIS; from the coding sequence ATGAGTGCCTACCCGCAGGTTCTTTTTAAAAACTACATTCCCGGCGAGACCGTTTTTATCGACGGTTATCGCAAGACCGGTGGTTACGAAGGCCTGCAAAAGGCCTTCAGGGAGATGACCCCGACCGAGGTGACCGATCTGGTCAAGAAATCGAATCTCCGCGGCCGCGGCGGCGCCGGTTTCCCGACCGGGATGAAATGGAGCTTCTTCCCGAGCGACAAGCCGGGACCGAAATACCTGGTCTGCAACTGTGATGAAATGGAGCCCGGAACCTATAAGGATGGCGTGCTCCTGCGCAGTGACCCGCATCAGCTGATCGAAGGCGTTATTATTGCCGCCTACGCACTGCAGACCCCGGAAGCCTATATTTTCATCCGTTACGCCTATGAAGATTGTGCCGTCAATCTGGAGCGGGCGGTCGCGGAAGCTCAACAGGCGGGCTTTTTGGGCAAGAATATTCTCGGCAGCGGTTTCGATTGCGCAATTCATGTTCACCGTTCGGCCGGTCGTTACATCTGCGGGGAGGAGACGGCCCTGCTCAGCGGCCTCGAAGGGCGGCGTCCGAATCCGCGGCTCAAGCCGCCGTTTCCGGCGGTGCGGGGGCTGTTTGATAAACCGACGACGGTCAACAATGTTGAAACCCTGGCCAACATTCAGCATATCGTGACCGGCGGCGACGACTGGTTCAAGTCATTGGCGCTGACCCCGGAGGGCGCCGGAACCAAGCTGTTCGGTCTCTCTGGACACCTTGAAAGGACGGAATGTTTCGAGCTGCCGCTCGGCATTACCCTCGGCGAGGTGGTTAATGATATAGGTGGCGGCGTCCGTGGCGGCAAAAAATTCAAGGCCTGTTTGCCGGGCGGCGCTTCGACTCCATACCTGACGGCCGAACATTTTGCCGTGCCGCTCGATTTCGAGGCGATCGGCAAGGCCGGCAGTCGTCTTGGCACGGCCGGTGTCACGGTTTTTGACGAAGAGACCTGCATGGTCGCCGTGACCCTGAATCTGATCCGGTTCTTCGCCCGGGAGAGTTGCGGCTGGTGTACCCCCTGTCGTGACGGCCTGCCGTATGTTGCCTGGCTGCTTGAGCAGTTTGAAGCCGGTACCGCAACAATGGAGCATTTTGAGCTGTTGAAGAAACAGTTCCGCAATATCTC
- a CDS encoding NADH-quinone oxidoreductase subunit NuoE, with the protein MSDLLTTEQIEQFRRKASELEHPKELVIDLLRAVQENHCWVPDEGVELVAEIIGVPPVEVEEVATFYDKIFRQPVGKKVIHICDSICCWSRGGEELAAALQQKLGVKFGGTTDDGIFTLLPSCCLGACGEAPAIMIGLKTYGNLTPASVEEVLAAEREESR; encoded by the coding sequence ATGTCTGACTTACTGACAACCGAACAGATCGAACAGTTTCGCCGGAAGGCTTCGGAGCTCGAGCATCCGAAGGAGCTGGTGATCGACCTGTTGCGCGCCGTCCAGGAGAATCATTGCTGGGTTCCGGACGAGGGGGTCGAACTGGTCGCTGAAATTATCGGTGTGCCGCCGGTCGAAGTCGAGGAGGTCGCGACCTTTTACGACAAGATCTTCCGGCAGCCGGTCGGTAAAAAAGTAATTCATATCTGTGATTCGATCTGTTGCTGGAGCCGCGGCGGTGAAGAACTGGCCGCCGCGCTTCAGCAGAAACTCGGGGTGAAATTCGGCGGTACGACGGATGACGGCATATTCACCCTGCTGCCGAGCTGCTGCCTCGGTGCCTGCGGTGAGGCCCCGGCAATTATGATTGGCCTCAAGACCTATGGCAACCTGACACCGGCATCGGTTGAAGAGGTTCTGGCGGCCGAGCGGGAGGAGAGCCGATGA